A stretch of Corallococcus macrosporus DNA encodes these proteins:
- a CDS encoding TIGR02266 family protein yields the protein MPPSPTPSREAELARAEAEMARLEAQLAEQVARATADAAALTERLARVRQALARPEHTADSRLSQWAMRLEDTESPEPSPELARLREKALDAREAALDTRRQAGLDLQSALRVQQEDAGRVEKALSSAEADLKRVEDAAKARAAAEEKARRAAEAETQKVVPPPGLKPAGAKAVSTETPTRAERLPARMPEAATPAKSDGRKAGRVRMHTTIDTRSDSNFFTGFSMDISEGGIFIATVEAVPRGTPVELDFTLPGGRPLTVNGVVRWARDGNDRTPDLMPGVGVQFTTLPPEVAHAISSFVATRDPMFYPD from the coding sequence ATGCCCCCCTCCCCCACTCCCTCCCGGGAAGCCGAGCTGGCGCGCGCCGAAGCCGAAATGGCTCGGCTGGAAGCGCAGCTTGCTGAACAGGTGGCCCGCGCCACCGCCGACGCGGCCGCGCTGACCGAACGGCTTGCCCGCGTGCGGCAGGCCCTGGCCCGGCCGGAGCACACCGCGGACTCGCGCCTGTCCCAGTGGGCCATGCGCCTGGAGGACACCGAGTCCCCCGAGCCCTCCCCGGAGCTCGCGCGCCTGCGGGAGAAGGCCCTGGATGCCCGCGAGGCCGCGCTGGACACGCGCCGGCAGGCCGGGCTGGACCTCCAGTCCGCGCTGCGCGTGCAGCAGGAGGACGCTGGCCGGGTGGAGAAGGCGCTGTCGTCCGCCGAGGCCGACCTCAAGCGCGTGGAGGACGCCGCGAAGGCCCGTGCGGCGGCCGAGGAGAAGGCCCGCCGCGCCGCGGAGGCCGAGACCCAGAAGGTCGTCCCGCCTCCGGGGCTGAAGCCGGCCGGGGCGAAGGCGGTGTCCACGGAGACGCCGACGCGCGCGGAGCGGCTGCCGGCCCGGATGCCCGAGGCCGCCACTCCGGCGAAGAGCGACGGGCGCAAGGCGGGCCGGGTGCGGATGCACACGACCATCGACACGCGCAGCGACTCCAACTTCTTCACCGGCTTCTCCATGGACATCAGCGAGGGCGGCATCTTCATCGCCACCGTGGAGGCGGTGCCGCGCGGCACGCCGGTGGAGCTGGACTTCACGCTGCCGGGAGGCCGGCCGCTGACGGTGAACGGCGTGGTGCGCTGGGCGCGCGACGGCAACGACCGCACGCCGGACCTGATGCCGGGTGTGGGCGTGCAGTTCACCACGCTGCCGCCGGAGGTGGCGCACGCCATCTCGTCGTTCGTGGCCACGCGCGACCCCATGTTCTACCCGGACTGA
- a CDS encoding VOC family protein: MIDHLSFYATDFAATKAFYEAVLSTLGAGLVMEMTSTWDPEFPTRRMAAFGPPQRPVLWIIETKTPVSPRHVAFTASGPEAVDGFHQAALKAGGKDNGAPGKRPHYHAGYYGAFVLDPDGNNVEAVHHGAP; the protein is encoded by the coding sequence ATGATCGACCACCTGAGCTTCTACGCGACTGACTTCGCCGCCACGAAGGCCTTCTACGAAGCGGTCCTGTCCACGCTGGGCGCGGGCCTCGTGATGGAGATGACGTCCACCTGGGACCCGGAGTTCCCCACGCGCCGCATGGCGGCCTTCGGTCCGCCCCAGCGGCCGGTGCTGTGGATCATCGAGACGAAGACGCCCGTGTCGCCCCGGCACGTGGCCTTCACGGCGAGCGGCCCGGAGGCGGTGGACGGCTTCCACCAGGCGGCGCTGAAGGCGGGCGGCAAGGACAACGGCGCGCCGGGAAAGCGGCCGCACTACCACGCGGGCTACTACGGCGCGTTCGTGTTGGATCCGGACGGCAACAACGTGGAGGCGGTCCACCACGGCGCGCCGTGA